One region of Glutamicibacter sp. B1 genomic DNA includes:
- a CDS encoding AAA family ATPase — protein MHLKTLTVRGFKSFASATTFEFEPGVTAVVGPNGSGKSNVVDALAWVMGEQGAKTLRGGKMEDVIFAGTSGRPPLGRAHVSLTIDNADGQLPIDYAEVTISRTLFRAGGSEYAINGNSCRLLDIQELLSDSGLGREMHVIVGQGQLDRILHATAEDRRGFIEEAAGVLKHRRRKEKTLRKLQAMQGNLDRLEDLNAEVRRQLAPLGRQAKIARRAQSVQHDVRDAKSRLLADDLVTLNNRLAQDIDDESKVQAQQQEATDRLERVKRHIAELNTQLENVTPRLGKMQDTWVALSTQAERFRSLAALARERSKLLESNETHFDSSRDPERLEAQAERMSEELAELEEALEDRHEILAEAVEAKEQAEEESRAEQQRMAAMLRAAADRREGISRLASQVASARSRVDVTRAEIVRLQESVQSFDSDLQLDQRSHDDVSADLETQLAGELELNETFELADKEFSELSQAQQRDTQRERELSVRVSGLRSRLEALKLNTKPDDQSSQLLHSYSDSLLGRLGELMSVNPGYEQAVAAILRDNAESLVAIDGQRAEGLLEQLKSNDASAVFLHADIKATDTATPKLTSAISARDVVESDEKVAALLDQLFAGHYVVEELEQSQAVLAEDPAASVTTLDGATFSALRSSVGDAAGASLIAQQAMVEQTESELNECQEELSQVEESIAERSPQLSVAQQQRDDALSALSESDAAIDELSSYLARLGQKLRSAQADKQKLIERLEASNEKLEIEQESLEEITERMELASTDQDDETIDDAARAALADAAAAARQQELEARLALRSSEERVSGLRSRIEGLRRTAAAERNHREVAMRRAEQRKAQAANASRVEQSAERVLRFIEVSLSMAGSEREELASKKAELDQLLTNQRAEAEQLSAELARLADAVHRDEMARAELRLRIENLETKALEELGFTPDHLIANFGPDQLIPEAIDEDDKWGESSSERRRGW, from the coding sequence GTGCATCTAAAGACTCTTACCGTTCGCGGATTCAAGTCTTTCGCGTCGGCGACAACTTTTGAGTTTGAGCCAGGGGTCACCGCGGTGGTTGGACCCAATGGCTCCGGCAAATCCAACGTTGTTGATGCATTGGCTTGGGTTATGGGTGAACAGGGAGCTAAGACTCTTCGCGGCGGCAAGATGGAAGATGTCATCTTCGCTGGCACCTCGGGACGTCCACCCTTAGGCCGTGCCCATGTTTCATTGACTATCGATAATGCCGATGGTCAACTTCCCATTGATTATGCGGAAGTGACTATTTCGCGCACCCTATTCCGTGCCGGAGGTTCGGAATACGCCATCAACGGGAACTCCTGCCGTCTATTGGATATCCAAGAGCTACTCTCAGACTCAGGCCTTGGACGCGAAATGCACGTCATTGTTGGTCAAGGCCAGCTTGACCGAATCCTGCACGCAACCGCTGAAGACCGCAGAGGATTTATCGAGGAAGCCGCCGGTGTACTCAAGCATCGTCGTCGAAAAGAAAAAACGCTTCGTAAGCTCCAAGCAATGCAAGGCAACCTTGATCGTCTTGAAGACCTCAATGCTGAAGTACGTCGTCAGTTGGCGCCCCTTGGCAGGCAAGCGAAGATTGCTCGTAGAGCTCAGAGCGTGCAACACGATGTACGCGACGCTAAATCGCGTCTGCTTGCAGATGATTTGGTGACGCTAAACAATCGCCTGGCCCAGGACATCGATGATGAGTCGAAAGTCCAAGCACAGCAGCAAGAAGCCACGGACCGCCTTGAACGCGTCAAAAGACATATCGCTGAGCTAAACACACAACTAGAAAATGTCACCCCGCGCTTGGGCAAGATGCAAGACACCTGGGTGGCACTAAGTACCCAGGCCGAGCGTTTCCGTTCCTTAGCAGCCTTGGCCCGTGAACGTAGCAAATTGCTAGAAAGCAATGAAACGCACTTCGACTCCAGTCGTGACCCGGAGAGGCTTGAAGCTCAAGCCGAACGCATGAGCGAAGAACTCGCAGAGCTTGAAGAAGCATTAGAGGACCGTCATGAAATTCTTGCTGAAGCTGTAGAGGCTAAAGAGCAGGCCGAAGAAGAGTCCCGTGCAGAACAACAGCGCATGGCTGCCATGCTTCGTGCTGCTGCAGACCGCCGTGAAGGAATCTCACGTCTTGCCTCACAAGTCGCTTCAGCACGCAGTCGTGTAGATGTCACCCGAGCAGAAATTGTTCGTCTGCAGGAAAGCGTGCAGTCTTTTGATTCAGATCTCCAATTGGATCAGCGTTCGCATGATGACGTCTCAGCGGATTTGGAGACCCAACTTGCTGGAGAGTTAGAACTCAACGAAACATTTGAGCTAGCCGACAAAGAATTCTCTGAACTGTCCCAAGCCCAGCAGCGCGACACGCAACGTGAACGCGAACTATCGGTACGAGTCTCTGGCCTACGTTCCAGGCTTGAAGCGTTGAAGCTGAACACCAAGCCCGATGACCAGTCATCGCAGTTATTGCACTCATACTCGGACTCCCTGCTAGGACGTCTTGGTGAGTTGATGTCAGTCAACCCCGGGTACGAGCAAGCCGTCGCAGCAATTCTTCGGGACAATGCCGAATCATTGGTGGCAATTGATGGACAGCGCGCAGAGGGGTTACTGGAACAGCTGAAGTCCAATGACGCGAGTGCAGTATTCCTGCATGCCGATATCAAAGCCACCGATACGGCAACCCCCAAACTTACTAGCGCAATTAGCGCCCGTGACGTGGTTGAGTCAGATGAAAAAGTCGCTGCACTATTGGATCAACTGTTCGCCGGGCACTATGTCGTTGAAGAACTAGAACAGTCGCAGGCAGTGTTGGCTGAAGACCCAGCCGCCAGCGTGACGACACTAGATGGGGCAACGTTCTCCGCTCTCCGAAGTTCTGTCGGTGACGCTGCCGGCGCGTCTTTGATAGCCCAACAAGCCATGGTTGAGCAAACCGAAAGTGAACTCAACGAATGCCAAGAAGAGCTATCCCAAGTCGAGGAAAGCATCGCTGAACGTTCCCCTCAACTTTCGGTGGCGCAACAGCAACGAGATGATGCCCTCTCGGCACTGAGCGAATCCGACGCAGCCATTGATGAACTCAGTTCCTATTTGGCTCGATTGGGGCAGAAGCTTCGTAGCGCCCAGGCCGACAAACAAAAACTCATTGAACGCCTTGAAGCGTCCAACGAAAAATTGGAAATCGAACAGGAATCTCTAGAAGAGATCACTGAACGTATGGAGTTGGCCTCCACAGATCAAGATGACGAAACCATTGATGACGCAGCCCGTGCCGCGCTCGCCGATGCCGCCGCAGCCGCCCGCCAACAGGAACTAGAAGCTCGTCTTGCCTTGCGCAGCAGTGAAGAACGCGTCTCGGGACTGCGCTCGCGCATTGAGGGGCTTCGCAGAACCGCCGCGGCCGAACGCAACCACCGCGAAGTGGCCATGCGCCGAGCCGAACAGCGAAAAGCCCAAGCTGCCAATGCGAGCCGAGTGGAGCAGTCTGCCGAGCGAGTCTTGCGTTTCATCGAAGTTTCCTTGTCCATGGCCGGCTCTGAACGCGAGGAGCTGGCTTCCAAAAAGGCTGAACTGGACCAGCTGCTGACTAACCAGCGCGCCGAGGCGGAACAGCTCTCTGCCGAGTTGGCTCGGTTGGCGGACGCAGTGCACCGTGATGAGATGGCCCGTGCCGAATTGCGTCTGCGCATCGAAAACTTAGAAACCAAGGCGCTAGAAGAGTTGGGCTTTACCCCCGATCATCTGATTGCCAACTTTGGCCCTGACCAACTGATCCCTGAAGCGATTGACGAAGACGACAAATGGGGGGAGTCTTCGTCAGAACGTAGACGAGGATGGTAA
- a CDS encoding AAA family ATPase, with the protein MGKVNPLALEEFAALEERHKFLSGQLEDLKKSRGDLEQIIADVDAHVERVFTEAYNDTAVQFKRIFDRLFPGGEGQLVLTDPEHMLTTGIEVEARPAGKKIKRLSLLSGGERSLTAVALLVAIFKARPSPFYVMDEVEAALDDMNLGRLITIFEELRESSQLIVITHQKKTMEVADALYGVTMRGDGVTTVISQKMDRVVPQ; encoded by the coding sequence TTGGGAAAGGTCAACCCGCTCGCATTGGAAGAATTTGCTGCTCTTGAAGAGCGCCACAAATTCCTCTCTGGTCAGCTGGAGGACTTGAAGAAGTCACGAGGAGATCTGGAACAGATCATCGCGGACGTGGATGCGCACGTGGAACGGGTCTTTACCGAGGCCTATAACGACACTGCTGTGCAGTTCAAACGGATCTTTGACCGTTTGTTCCCGGGTGGAGAAGGCCAGCTAGTGCTCACGGACCCTGAGCACATGCTGACCACGGGTATTGAGGTTGAAGCTAGGCCTGCAGGCAAAAAGATCAAACGACTTTCACTGCTTTCCGGCGGTGAACGTTCTTTGACCGCAGTGGCACTGCTGGTGGCGATCTTTAAGGCGCGCCCTTCACCGTTCTACGTCATGGATGAAGTTGAGGCAGCTCTTGACGATATGAACCTTGGCCGCTTGATCACCATCTTTGAAGAGTTGCGTGAATCGTCGCAGTTGATTGTGATTACTCACCAGAAGAAGACCATGGAAGTGGCTGACGCGCTTTATGGTGTCACGATGCGCGGTGACGGTGTGACTACGGTGATTAGTCAAAAGATGGACCGAGTAGTGCCTCAGTAG